The Bryobacteraceae bacterium genome includes a window with the following:
- the valS gene encoding valine--tRNA ligase, producing the protein MTLEKVYEPQRFEPRWAEAWIAGGYFTPPQTKQDGKEVFSLVIPPPNVTGSLHIGHMLEHTEIDATIRWHRMRGDQTLWLPGQDHAGIATQMVVERALWENEKVTRHDLGRDEFVRRVWQWKEQYGGTIIRQMKRIGASCDWTRNRFTLDPGLSRAVRETFVRLYEKGLIYRGEYMVNWCPRCHTALSDLEVVHEETAGNLWHIRYPVKDMPGRFVTVATTRPETMLGDTAVCVNPDDERYRDLHGRTVVLPLMNREIPVITDPLADPKFGTGVVKVTPAHDPNDFEAGRRHNLPHVVVIGLDARMTEAAGPYAELDRFEARKRVLADLEAQGLLEKTEAYTLSAGRCQRCKTIVEPLVSTQWFCRMKPLAEPAIRAVEDGRIRIVPENYAKTYFEWMYNIRDWCVSRQLWWGHRIPAWHCAACGQTTVSREDPAACAHCGSADITQDPDVLDTWFSSGLWPFSTLGWPDQTEDLKTYYPTTLLITGFDILFFWVARMIMLGIECTGDIPFRTVYIHGLVRDAHRQKMSKTRGNTIDPLEVIEQYGTDAVRFALLRGAAPGMDIALSEERMASSRAFANKIWNAARFLFMQMEKVGLEQLALDAPPLHVSRPRAIAGAVPLEDRWIRHKLDEAAARMEQAQLHYRYHEAADIVWTFLWDDFCDWYVEIKKLRVQQGVEPRAHVETMAETFELALRLLHPLMPFISEELWQRLVRKGAQTPESICIAPYPHAGDAADEDAARQFALLQSVITAARALRADNKVDPGARVEGWIETLSPEAEAVASAALDLVNALAGGAFELNPAARPAGVRRAAAEFAVGLKLSGAQIDSIRQRVEKRMAELEKVIASSRRQLGSESFVAKAPAHVVDGIREKLAAYEKELAEQQAVLAELGA; encoded by the coding sequence ATGACATTGGAGAAAGTCTACGAACCGCAGCGGTTTGAGCCGCGCTGGGCCGAGGCGTGGATCGCCGGCGGCTACTTCACGCCCCCGCAGACAAAACAGGATGGCAAGGAAGTGTTTTCCCTCGTCATCCCCCCTCCCAACGTCACCGGCAGCCTGCACATCGGCCACATGCTCGAGCACACCGAGATCGACGCCACCATCCGCTGGCATCGCATGCGCGGCGACCAGACCCTGTGGCTCCCCGGACAGGACCACGCCGGCATCGCCACCCAGATGGTCGTCGAGCGCGCCCTCTGGGAGAACGAGAAAGTCACCCGCCACGACCTCGGCCGCGACGAGTTCGTCCGCCGGGTCTGGCAGTGGAAAGAGCAGTACGGCGGCACCATCATCCGCCAGATGAAGCGCATCGGCGCCTCCTGCGACTGGACGCGGAACCGCTTCACCCTCGACCCCGGCCTTTCCCGCGCCGTCCGCGAGACCTTTGTCCGCCTTTACGAAAAGGGCCTCATCTACCGCGGCGAGTACATGGTCAACTGGTGTCCCCGCTGCCACACGGCCCTCAGCGATCTTGAAGTCGTCCACGAAGAGACGGCTGGCAACCTCTGGCATATCCGGTACCCCGTCAAGGACATGCCGGGCCGTTTCGTCACCGTTGCGACAACGCGTCCGGAGACGATGCTCGGCGATACTGCCGTCTGCGTGAACCCGGACGATGAACGCTATCGCGACCTCCACGGCCGGACCGTCGTGCTGCCGCTGATGAACCGCGAAATCCCCGTCATCACGGATCCGCTGGCCGATCCGAAATTCGGCACCGGCGTCGTCAAGGTCACGCCCGCCCACGACCCCAACGATTTTGAAGCGGGCCGCCGCCACAACCTCCCTCACGTCGTCGTCATCGGCCTCGACGCCCGCATGACCGAAGCCGCCGGCCCGTATGCCGAACTCGACCGCTTCGAGGCCCGCAAGCGCGTCCTCGCCGATCTCGAAGCCCAGGGACTGCTGGAAAAGACCGAGGCCTACACGCTCAGCGCCGGCCGCTGCCAGCGCTGCAAGACCATCGTCGAGCCGCTCGTCTCCACGCAGTGGTTCTGCCGCATGAAGCCGCTCGCCGAGCCGGCCATCCGCGCCGTCGAGGACGGCCGCATCCGCATCGTTCCGGAAAATTACGCAAAAACCTACTTCGAGTGGATGTACAACATCCGCGACTGGTGCGTCTCCCGCCAGCTCTGGTGGGGCCACCGCATCCCTGCCTGGCACTGCGCCGCCTGCGGCCAGACCACCGTCTCCCGGGAAGATCCTGCAGCCTGCGCGCACTGCGGCTCAGCGGACATCACGCAGGACCCGGACGTGCTCGATACGTGGTTCTCCAGCGGACTCTGGCCCTTCTCCACGCTCGGCTGGCCCGATCAAACCGAAGACCTGAAAACGTACTACCCCACCACGCTCCTCATCACCGGCTTCGACATCCTCTTTTTCTGGGTCGCCCGCATGATCATGCTCGGCATCGAGTGCACGGGCGACATCCCCTTCCGCACCGTCTACATCCACGGGCTCGTGCGCGACGCACACAGGCAGAAGATGTCGAAGACCAGGGGCAACACCATCGATCCTCTCGAGGTCATCGAGCAGTACGGCACGGACGCCGTGCGCTTCGCGCTGCTGCGCGGCGCCGCGCCCGGCATGGACATCGCCCTCAGCGAAGAGCGCATGGCCTCCAGCCGCGCCTTCGCCAACAAGATCTGGAACGCCGCGCGCTTCCTCTTCATGCAGATGGAAAAGGTCGGCCTCGAGCAGCTCGCCCTGGACGCTCCGCCTCTGCACGTCAGCCGTCCCCGCGCCATCGCCGGCGCCGTTCCGCTGGAAGACCGCTGGATCCGCCACAAGCTCGACGAAGCCGCCGCGCGCATGGAACAGGCGCAGCTTCACTACCGCTATCACGAAGCCGCCGACATCGTCTGGACGTTCCTCTGGGATGATTTCTGCGACTGGTACGTGGAGATCAAGAAGCTCCGCGTGCAGCAGGGCGTCGAGCCGCGCGCGCACGTGGAAACGATGGCCGAAACCTTCGAGCTCGCCCTGCGCCTGCTGCACCCGCTGATGCCTTTCATCAGCGAAGAACTGTGGCAGCGCCTTGTCCGGAAGGGCGCGCAGACGCCCGAGTCCATCTGCATCGCGCCCTATCCGCACGCGGGCGATGCCGCCGATGAGGACGCCGCGCGGCAGTTCGCACTGCTCCAATCGGTGATCACCGCCGCCCGCGCCCTCCGCGCCGACAACAAGGTCGACCCCGGCGCGCGCGTCGAAGGCTGGATTGAAACACTTTCTCCGGAAGCAGAGGCAGTGGCTTCCGCTGCGCTTGATCTTGTCAACGCTCTCGCCGGGGGCGCGTTCGAACTCAACCCCGCCGCGCGCCCTGCGGGCGTGCGCCGCGCCGCCGCCGAGTTCGCCGTCGGCCTGAAACTCTCCGGCGCCCAGATCGACTCCATCCGCCAGCGCGTCGAGAAACGCATGGCGGAACTGGAAAAAGTGATCGCCTCCAGCCGCAGACAGCTGGGCAGCGAGAGCTTCGTCGCGAAAGCCCCGGCGCACGTCGTCGACGGCATCCGCGAGAAGCTCGCCGCCTACGAAAAAGAGCTCGCCGAACAGCAGGCCGTGCTCGCGGAGCTGGGAGCCTGA
- a CDS encoding peptidase M24, producing MNFQSNRGPFPYTMGMRLEAMQAALRGQGLDGWLFFDHHRRDGLAYRILGFEPPRTPTRRWYYYVPAAGEPVKLAHRIEAGMLDALPGGKRLYAGWQEQEQRLKEILAGARSVAMQYSPKCAVPYVAMVDAGTVELVRSLGVEVVSSAALVQEFEALWTPEQYASHRRAQAKVDAIRAAAFRLAEERLASGARVTEFEIKQFILNAFETEGLLTDHGPIVAVNAHASDPHYEPQASGSAEIRRGDLLLIDLWAKLREPAAVYYDITWTAFCGAAPPERMLEVFAAVAGARDAAVDRVMRAAESGEPLCGYQVDDAARGYLRERGLAEFFIHRTGHSIGEDVHGTGANMDNFETHDERPVVPGLCFSVEPGVYLPEFGIRSEVNVYRSEAGAEVTGEIQRELLRLAV from the coding sequence ATGAACTTTCAGTCTAACAGGGGGCCGTTCCCGTACACTATGGGCATGCGGCTGGAAGCGATGCAGGCGGCTCTGCGCGGGCAGGGACTTGACGGCTGGCTGTTTTTCGACCACCACCGGCGGGACGGGCTGGCGTACCGGATTCTGGGGTTCGAGCCGCCGCGGACGCCGACGCGGCGCTGGTATTACTACGTGCCGGCGGCAGGCGAACCGGTGAAGCTGGCGCACCGGATCGAGGCCGGGATGCTGGACGCGCTGCCGGGCGGGAAACGGCTGTACGCGGGCTGGCAGGAGCAGGAGCAGAGGCTGAAGGAGATCCTCGCCGGGGCGCGCAGCGTGGCGATGCAGTATTCGCCGAAGTGCGCGGTTCCTTATGTGGCGATGGTGGATGCGGGCACGGTGGAGCTGGTGCGTTCACTGGGCGTGGAGGTCGTCTCGTCGGCGGCGCTGGTGCAGGAGTTCGAGGCGTTGTGGACGCCGGAGCAGTATGCGAGCCACAGGCGGGCGCAGGCGAAGGTGGACGCGATCCGCGCGGCGGCGTTCCGGCTGGCGGAAGAGCGGCTGGCGTCGGGCGCGCGGGTGACCGAGTTCGAAATCAAACAATTCATTCTGAATGCGTTTGAAACAGAAGGGCTGTTGACCGATCACGGGCCGATCGTGGCGGTGAACGCGCACGCCTCCGATCCCCACTACGAGCCGCAGGCGTCCGGCTCGGCCGAGATCCGGCGGGGCGATCTGCTGCTGATCGACCTGTGGGCGAAGCTGCGCGAACCCGCCGCGGTGTATTACGACATCACGTGGACGGCGTTCTGCGGCGCGGCGCCGCCGGAGCGGATGCTGGAGGTGTTCGCGGCGGTGGCAGGCGCGCGCGACGCCGCGGTGGACAGAGTCATGCGGGCGGCGGAGTCCGGCGAGCCGCTGTGCGGGTATCAGGTGGACGATGCGGCGCGCGGGTATCTGCGCGAGCGGGGTCTGGCGGAATTCTTCATCCACCGGACCGGGCACTCGATCGGGGAGGACGTCCACGGGACGGGCGCGAACATGGACAACTTCGAAACGCACGACGAACGCCCGGTCGTTCCGGGGCTGTGCTTCTCGGTGGAGCCGGGCGTCTATCTGCCGGAGTTCGGCATCCGGAGCGAGGTGAACGTGTACCGGTCTGAAGCGGGCGCCGAGGTGACGGGCGAGATTCAGCGGGAGTTGCTGCGGCTGGCGGTGTGA
- a CDS encoding peptidase S8 → MRPRPFDPARLQPTLIDLALQDRLERAASSDPFSVLLELRHGARAEDLLKLVPAALPIGAAERGLFRARLTKAEILALAEKGGTALYRIWLNHAVRALSALRAIHADAAMAGFQATGRGIVWAVADSGIAPHMHFERHGNLLLPDGIGHRDFTGGESPLTDEFGHGTHVAGILAGEAPEGAELPASNAGGPVRGVAPETKLVSLKVLGPDGCGEVSDILAALDYVQQLNGYGRRLVVHGVNLSLGYEFDPEWFACGASPLCQEIDRLVHSGVCVVVAAGNSGYGWQNSQHTGMTPTCLDLTINDPGNAELAITVGSTHRERPHTYGVSYFSSKGPTGDGRMKPDLVAPGERIVSCAAPGKAPAGADWRVAYVEDSGTSMAAPHVSGAVAAFLSVRPEFIGRPLDVKEIFLQTATDLRRAPHFQGRGMVNLFRALQAR, encoded by the coding sequence TTGCGGCCGCGTCCATTCGATCCCGCCCGACTGCAACCCACCCTGATCGACCTCGCCCTGCAAGACCGGCTCGAACGAGCCGCTTCTTCTGATCCCTTCAGCGTCCTGCTGGAACTCCGGCACGGCGCAAGGGCGGAGGACCTCCTGAAACTCGTTCCTGCGGCGCTGCCGATCGGCGCGGCCGAACGGGGGCTCTTCCGGGCGCGGCTGACAAAGGCGGAGATTCTCGCTCTGGCGGAAAAGGGCGGCACGGCGCTGTACCGCATCTGGCTGAACCACGCGGTGCGGGCGCTGAGCGCGTTGCGGGCGATCCACGCCGATGCCGCGATGGCCGGCTTTCAGGCAACGGGGCGGGGCATTGTGTGGGCGGTGGCGGATTCGGGAATTGCGCCGCACATGCACTTTGAGAGGCACGGGAATCTGCTTCTGCCTGATGGAATCGGGCATCGGGATTTTACCGGCGGAGAGTCGCCGCTGACCGATGAATTCGGCCACGGAACGCACGTGGCTGGAATCCTGGCGGGCGAGGCGCCGGAGGGAGCGGAGCTCCCTGCCTCAAACGCCGGCGGGCCGGTGCGCGGGGTTGCCCCGGAAACGAAGCTGGTTTCGCTGAAAGTGCTGGGACCGGACGGGTGCGGCGAAGTGTCCGACATTCTGGCGGCTCTCGATTACGTGCAGCAGCTGAACGGATACGGGCGGCGGCTGGTGGTCCACGGGGTGAATTTATCGCTGGGCTATGAGTTCGACCCGGAGTGGTTCGCGTGCGGAGCATCGCCGCTGTGCCAGGAAATCGACCGGCTGGTTCATTCGGGGGTCTGCGTCGTGGTGGCTGCCGGAAATTCCGGGTATGGGTGGCAGAATTCCCAGCACACGGGCATGACGCCGACGTGTCTGGATCTGACGATCAACGATCCGGGCAACGCGGAACTGGCGATCACGGTGGGCTCGACGCACCGGGAGCGGCCGCACACATACGGGGTTTCGTATTTCTCGTCGAAAGGGCCGACCGGCGATGGGCGGATGAAGCCGGATCTGGTGGCGCCGGGGGAACGGATCGTGAGCTGCGCCGCGCCCGGCAAGGCGCCGGCGGGCGCGGACTGGCGGGTGGCGTATGTCGAGGACTCCGGAACGTCGATGGCAGCGCCGCATGTCTCGGGGGCGGTGGCGGCGTTTCTGTCGGTGCGGCCGGAGTTCATCGGGCGGCCGCTGGACGTGAAAGAGATTTTCCTGCAGACGGCGACCGATCTGCGCCGCGCGCCGCATTTTCAGGGCCGCGGAATGGTGAACCTGTTTCGCGCGCTTCAGGCGCGCTGA